The genomic window GTGTTTGCAGTGCAACGGGCGCAGAAGCTAAGCGGCGGTCTAAACTGGGTTCTATCATCCACCGCAACCATCTGCTAAATGCTGGACTAGGATTGCACGCTTTCTCAAATTGAATGCGTCCATCCTTGTACGGTAAATCTGCGGGATGACTTCCCGTCACCAAAGTAATCAAAGTTGCGCCTAAGCTGTAAAGATCGGATGATGGAACTGCGCGATCGCCAAATTGTTCTGGCGGCATATAGCCATAAGTTCCCACCACTGTAATTGTCCCTCCTTCCTTAGCGGCGAGAGTCTGCACCGAACCGAAATCAACTAAGTAGACTTCGCCAACGCTATTACCAGAACGATTTGTTAATAAAATATTGCTAGGTTTAATATCCCGGTGGATAACGGGAGGCTGACGACCATGCAAGTAAATTAAAATTTCTAAAAGGTCTTTGGCTAGTTGCTTTACTTCGTCTTCGCTGAAAGTACGTCCAGCTTTAAGATGTTCTTCTAAAGAATTCCCATCTACATAAGTTTGGACGAGAGCAAATCCTTTACCTGTGGGTAAATCTAGCTCAAAAAAGTCGAGATAGCGGGGAATAGAAGTATGGGAGATAGTTTTTAAAGTTTCCGCTTCCCGTTCAAATAACTTAAGATTTTCCCATTCAAAATCGTTGCTAAAAGATAATAGCTTGACTACAACTAATTCTTGAGTTTGGTTGTCACGCGCTAACAGCGTTCTTCGTCCAGCACGTTTACCTAGCTGCTGTTCGATTTGGTAGCGGCCTAATACTTCACCCTTCATACTTTTACTATTGTTGTCATTTTTTGTAACAAGAATGAGATTCGTTAAAAAAGAGCGATCGCTATTACACCCACTTCAGCCCATCCTAAACCAAACATACCAGTCTCCGATAAACGATCCATGCCCAAATATAGGAGACTAGCTATCAGATGGAAGAAGCTGCTCGCTTTTAATGGGCCGTATAATTGGCAATTTCAACCAATCACTCAGTTCCTGAGCGAGCCAGTTGAGTTCCGGTTCAGTCATCAACTCATCAGTAACTAACTCATATTTCTGCGTTCCCGCCCAAATAATAACGCGGGGTTTGACCTCAATTTGTCTGCCCCTGTGGCCTGTTGTCAAATATTTTCTGGTGTGTTCCAGCATAGTGATGTCTTGTCTTTGTGCTGGCTTAGGAAAATTGAATTTAAATCCCAATATCTCATAGGTTAAGGTAATTTGCTGCGGATCGAGACTCAGCCGAACACGTCCAAACAACCCAAAGAGAACCTGCCATACCATGTAAATGCCTTGGTACCAAAAAGGTAGAGAGAATAACACAATGAAGAAGTTAATACCGGAAGCTGTAAAGAAGAAGGAACTTGTCCACATTAATATGAAAGAATTCCAAGCGATCGCAAAAAAGCACATCTGTAGAATATTAGAATTGAACCCTGCTGGAGGGATGAGAATTTCTAGAGAATCTGCTTTTTCAGTAACGGAAATTTTGCTACCAGCCGGTTTCCTCACAGTTAAAGGAGCAGTGTCTGGTTCCTGCGGCTGCATGAGGGCTTGCAGTGCTTCCTTAGCAGAAGCCAAGCGTCGATTCAGGTTGGGGTGAGTCATCCGCTTTAACCAATTGATTAAAGCAGGACTGAGATTAGCAGCTTTTTCAAATTCAATTTGTAAGCCATCGGTTTGCGGTAAATCGGCAGGATGTTGACCAGTTGCTAGATATATTAAAGTTGCACCTAAACTATAAAGATCGGATGCTGGAACTGCACGTCCACCAAATTGTTCTGGCGGCATATAGCCATAAGTTCCCACCACTGTAATTGTCCCGCCTTCCTTGGCGGCGAGAGTCTGCACCGAACCGAAATCAACTAAGTAGACTTCGCCAACGCTATTACCAGAACGATTGGTTAATAAAATATTGCTAGGTTTAATATCCCGGTGGATTACTGGTGGTTGACGGCTATGTAAATAATTGAGAATTTCTAAAATTGCTGTAGCAATTTCCTTGATATCTGCTTCGCTAAAAGTTCGTCCAGCTTTGAGATGTTCTTCTAAAGATTTCCCTTCCACATAAGTTTGGACGAGGGCAAATCCTTTGTATGCTGATGAATTTAGCTCGAAATAATCTAAGTAGCGCGGAATAGCCGGATGCGTTAAAGATTTTAAAGTTTCCGCTTCCCGTTCAAATAACTTAAGCTCCTCCCACTCAAAATCGCTGCTAAAAGACAATAGCTTGACTACGACTAATTCTTGAGTTTGGCTGTCACGCGCTAACAGTGTGCGTCTTCCAGCACGTTTACCTAGCTGCTGTTCGATTTGGTAGCGCCCTAATACTTCACCCTTCATATTTTTACTGCTGTCACTGGCCTATACAGGCTGTTATAGCTTTTTTTGTCCCTGACAAGCTGATATTCTTAACCTACCCGTGTCTGCTGCTGGATTATCGTAGTTAAGAGAAAGCAAATTTTAAGAAATGTTAGAAACTTCAAAGTCTTCCCTACGCGAACAACAACACCCTCTAATTCGCCAACTGGCTGACACTATTGAAGCAGTTTGGCACAAACACCTTGATCTTTCACCTTACCAACTACCATCTGAGTTGGGTTATGTGGAAGGAAGATTAGAGGGAGAAAAGCTGACGATTGAAAATCGCTGCTATCAGTCGCCGCAATTTCGTAAAATGCACCTAGAATTGGCAAAAGTCGGCACAATGCTGGATATTTTGCATTGCGTGATGTTTCCTCACCCACAATACAATCTGCCGATGTTTGGCTGCGATTTAATCGGTGGCCGGGGACAAATTAGTGCAGCGATCGCGGATCTTTCTCCCGTCAGCAGCGATCGCTCATTACCCGAAGAATATACTTTTTCCCTTGGGGGACTACCCGCCCCCAATTTCTCTCAACCCCGTGAATTACCCGATTGGGGCGATATCTTTTCGGAATTTTGCTTTTTTGTCCGTCCTGGTAGCCCAGAGGAAGAAAATCAGTTTCTCTCTCGCGTGGAGTCGTTTTTAGAAATTCATTGTCTGAATGCGATCGCAGCCCAGCCAGTAAGTTCTGAAAAACAAGCTGAAATCCTTAACGGGCAACGCTACTACTCTACTAAACAGCAGCAGAATGACAAAACTCGTCGGGTGCTAGAAAAAGCCTTTGGTTTGGAGTGGGCAGAACATTATATGACGACTGTTTTGTTTGACAGCGTTTAGAAAATGTCCGACGTAACAAACTCGCGTCCGCGCAGGCGGATGCGAGTTTGTTTTACCGCACCTGTTTAAGAGGATGTCCCAGAAGTGTCAAAAGTTAGTTTGATCCCCCCAGTCCCCCTTTTAAAAGGGGAAGAATCAAGTCTTAGTCCCCCTTTTTAAGGGGGATTCAGGGGGATCTCCACCCTCTAAGCGTCTCAATTATGACTTTTCAGACATCCTCTAAAAATAGCTTTCACGAACCATTTCAGCCAAAAGAAGACGCAGAAGAAATTTGAGAGAAAAGGGATAATTTCCGGGGAAATTAGAGTTGGTAGGCAATGCCTACGGTACTAAATCTAAAATGTGACGACGCTGCGGATAGATTCGCCGTGGTGCATCAAATCAAAAGCATCATTGATGCGTTCAATCGGCATAACATGAGTAATTAAGTCGTCAATGTTGATTTTACCTTCCATGTACCAATCAACAATTTTTGGGACATCTGTGCGACCTCTAGCACCACCGAAAGCGGAACCTTTCCAAACGCGCCCGGTGACAAGTTGGAAGGGACGAGTGCTAATTTCTTGTCCAGCACCAGCAACGCCGATAATAACACTAACTCCCCAACCTTTATGGCAGCATTCTAAAGCTTGGCGCATGATATTAACATTACCAACGCACTCGAAGCTGTAATCTGCGCCGCCTTTAGTTAAATCTACCAGGTAAGCAACTAAATCGCCTTCGACTTCTTTGGGATTTACAAAGTGAGTCATGCCGAATTTTTCAGCAAGTGATCGCTTACTCGGATTAATATCAACACCCACAATCATATTAGCGCCAACCAGCCGCGCCCCCTGAATCACATTTAAACCAATGCCGCCCAATCCAAACACTACAACATTGGCTCCCGGTTCTACTTTGGCGGTGTTGATAACTGCGCCAATCCCTGTAGTAACGCCACAACCGATGTAGCAAACTTTATCAAAGGGGGCATCTTCACGGATTTTGGCAACGGCAATTTCTGGCAATACTGTATAGTTGGCGAAGGTCGATGTCCCCATGTAATGATGTATCATTTGACCATCAATGGAAAAGCGACTTGTGCCATCAGGCATTACACCGCGTCCTTGCGTGCTGCGAATAGCTTGACATAAATTAGTTTTTCTACTTAGACAGTATTCGCACTGACGGCATTCTGGAGTGTAGAGGGGAATTACGCGATCGCCTTCTTTTAAACTACTCACTCCTGCGCCAACTTCCACAACAACGCCAGCGCCCTCATGTCCTAAAATTGCCGGAAATAAACCTTCAGGATCGGTACCAGAAAGCGTGTAAGCGTCAGTATGACACACCCCACTCGCCTTAATTTCTATCAGCACCTCGCCCGCCTTGGGGCCATCCAGCCTTACTGTTTCAATACTTAAAGGTTTACCCGCCTCAAATGCTATTGCTGCTTTAACGTCCACGCTCGCGCTCTCCTGTCTAATATTGATAAACACAAAGGTAGCGCTGTCGCGCCGCTTCGCTAACGCAAAGCCTCCCCAATCATTTGCGATTACCTTAGCCTACCTTTGCCTTAAAAACTAAAGTCTCGCAACACGCGCTGGGCTGAATTGTAACCCGCCGCACCAATCACAGAACCCGCGGGGTGACAAGCTGCGCTGGCAGAATAAAGTCCCGGTATCGGTGTATTGTAAGGCAACCTGTCAGCAAAACCAAAAGAGTTATCAACGTGATGAATGTGTCCCCGCGTCAAACCAAAGTGTTGTTCTAGCTTCTGGGGATGGAGGGGAAACACTTCTTGAACTAATTGTGACGTGTTGGGGGCGAAGCGATCGCATATTTCCAGCAAATGACTAATATATCTGCTTTCTTCCTCATCCCAAGTTGTACCCTCTAATTCATAAGGCACCCACTGCACAAACAGCGCTGAATTGTGGTGTTTCTCAGCATCCTGCATAGATGGATCGAGGGTAGTGTGAATATACCACTCAATCGCCGGAAAATCTGGGAGGCGACCAGCTTCCACATCAGCGAAAGTGCTACGCAACTGCGGCATCACCTGTGCCTCATCTGGAAGCAGGTGAATTGTAGTGCCGTACTGACCGCAATCTTCAGGCAGACAGGTAAATTTTGGCAATCCTTTGAGACATAAATTCACCTTAAAGGTAGAACCGTCTTTGCGATAATTATCGATTCTGGCGTTGTAATTTGCTGGCAAATTTTCCGCACTAATTAAATCGCGCATTCGGAAGGGATCGGTATTCACAATTACAGTATTAGCAGATATTTCCGTATCATTTTGCAAAACAACGCCTTTGGCAACGCCATTTTCCAGCAGAATTTGCCTCACACCGCATCCCGTTTCTATCTTCGCACCAGCTTTAATTGCCGCATCCGCAAGACGTTGAGTTACTGTACCCATACCGCCTTTAATCATCATCCAAGTGCCGTCGCTACCTGGAAGTCTGCACATATTATGAATTAAAAAATTCATCCCCGTACCGGGAGTATCCCAAGTGCCATAAAGTCCCGAAAACCCATCAGTCACGGCGTACATTGCTTTTAGCAAATCGCTTTTAAACTCAAAGCGATTCAGATATTCGCCTACTGATTTTCGACACAAATCAATGAATACCTGACGCAAAGATGGGCGCAGGTAGCGTTCTGCTGTATCTTCAATTGAAAGCGGTTCTTCTAGCCAAGTTGGTGTAATATCTTCCCGAATCTGGGCAATTTCCTCTTGCAACTTCTGGTTAGCTTTCCAGTCAGCTTCAGAGAAAAATTCGGTAAATTGTTGCTGCATCGCCTCTACGTCTGAACCGAACAGCAGATAACGCTTGTCTGTGGTGGGGAGAAAGTAGTGCGGGTCGCGGCGGATGAGAGGCAAATCTATATCTAAAATTTGCAGGAGTTCCGGCGGCATTAATCCCAGCAGGTAAGCACCAGTTGAAATGTTTAATTGTGGCGCAGTTTGAAATGGTTTTTCTGTACGACAAGCACCGCCAATAACTGCTTTTTCTTCAACTATTAAAACATCAAATTTTTGGCGTGCTAGTAGTAGTGCTGCTACCAAGCCATTGTGACCGGAACCCACGACGAGGACATCAACTTTTTTCATGAGGTCATTGGATTGGGGAATTGGGAATTGGGGATTGGGGATTGGGGATTGGGAAAAAGTCTTACCTAGTCCCTAGTCGCTAGCCCCCAGTCCCCAGTCCCCAGCCCCCAGCCCCTAACCCCCACAAAGAACCTGCCGCATTTTTCGCATATTAGCAGGCAATTCCAATTGCATTGCCTGTTCAATAAAAAGTGACGGTACTGGGATAGTGGGCGTTGCTTGCACAGCATAGGTGAGCAAAGTTCCATCCGCGTAATCTTGCAGACTTAAATCGGCTGAGAAATCAACAAAACTGCCTTTTTCTAAGCGAAACTGAATTTGCTGCTGAACAATTTCAACTACCCTTAGATAAGCCTCAACCTGGATACTGAGAAACAGGAAAGCTTTATTGGCAACTTGATAGAGACGCTTGCAACCTTGATTTAAAGCATCTGGTGGGTGAAGAACCTCCGAACGAATGACATCCGGGAAATAATGCACCCATCGGGGGTAATCTGTTAATTGGGGCCAGATAAGCGATCGCGAAGAAGGCAAATACATTTGGGCTGTGACAGCACCACCCCAAGCAGAATGCTTTCGGGTTTCCAACAAAATCTCGCCTTTTAAAAGCGCCGTTGAGCATCCCCTACTCAGCGGTGAGTCTGAGAAGGCATCCATCGAGTCCGACGGAGAAAGTATACTCATGCTGACTCAGCCACTCCTAGATCATTTTTCCTGAGATTATACTAATTCCATGTCTAGTGAACGTTGCTCTGCCCAAGGGCAATAGTCAAAGCAAATCAGTCCATCTACCGATTATCGCACCCAGTCTCATTCAGGAGTCAACGAAAGTGAGCCGTTCTAACGCCGGAACGTCAATCGTGTTGTATATTTTTGGCATGGCTAGAGCGATCGCATCCACTATCGTGATTCAAAAGAGGGTCAGGTGTTATCCAGCAGATTCCTGAATATGTCATCTGAGCTTTAGCCTTGTTTACAGTCGGTGCTGGTATCCAAAAGTGCCATAAACAGCCTGAGCAGACGTTAACTAATCGTATACTCTGTTTTACCATTTATTTGGTCAAGGAAAGTGAGTCGATCTCCTAATTCCGAAAATCTGATTTCTGCTATTTTTGCTGGTGTTCTAGGGCTAACCGTCGCTGTCTATGTGCTGAGGGGCTTTGGCATTCTCACGTTCTTACCAGGCGGCGTAATTTGGATGTTAATCCTGCTTTCGATTGCTACTGGTATTTTGTTTGGAATTGAGAAAACTAGGCGATACTAGCTCAATTTCTTAATTATTATCAGTATCCAAAAGTACAATTTTTTAATCAATCTTGGGGGCCATGCAGCGCGATCGCATCCTTACATAAACTCCTAGAAGACTTAACAAAAGTTAAAAATTCTCAGGAGAAGTGAATGACAGCCATAGACACCACTACACAGTCCACAGTTTCCATTGTTGAAAGAACTATATCAGCCGTTTTCAAAGAGCGCGAGCAAATTGATAAAATAATTCCCCGCTTGCTGGATCGTGGGGTTTCCCGTGATGACATTTCAATTATCGGCAAAAACTTTCACTCCGAAACCCGGATTACTGGCTTCATCACCAAAAAAGATGTAATCTTAGGTGGACTCAAACAAGGCGGAATCTTTGGTTCCTTATTTGGTTCAGCTCTAGCTTTGCTGACTGGCGTGGGAGTGCTATTCATTCCGTTTGTGGGACAAGTAGTCGCAGCAGGGCCATTGGGTGCAGCGTTGCTGGGTGCAGCTAGTGGAGCGATCGCAGGTGCAGCTGGCGCAGGCTTAGTCTCAGCTTTAATAGCTGTGGGAATGCCAGAAGAAAAAGCCGCTATCTATCAAACCCGCGTGGAAGCCGGAGACTTTCTGTTAGCTGTGGAAGTCCCCGCTGATAAAAGTGGTGAAATTCAGCTACTACTAGAAAGTGCTGGTGGCGAAGAAGTGCATACCAGTGAAACAACATTACCCCGCAAACGTTCTGGACAACTGGAAAACCCCAGCGATTTGTCCCCAGAAGTTCGCTCTCACCTTTCAGAAGACGCTCAAAGAACATTTATCGCCAATTACAATCAAGCTTTAACTGAATCTGGCGATGAATCTAAGGCAGAACATCATGCTTGGGATGTAGTTTCTGAGCAATTTGAACAAGACGAACACGGCTATTGGTCGAAAGGAAAAGCCAAGCTGTAATTTTGTGGGTCTTGAATTCAATTAAGTCTACAGCTACAATCAGCCCCCAATTTACCCAAGGGGAAATTGCACAGTGGTTTCATTTATTACAAGAAAATTTTGTAATGTTGATTTTGGTCGGCGGTAGGGGCTTTTGATTGCCATGCCCCTACAAAATATCGCAATTTTCGATATTTTCTAAGGGTTGTATAAATCACCCTACTGCCTTCAAAAGGGGGGTAAGATTAATAAAATTGCACCAGTATTAATCGAGGCTGGAGCCTGCTGATTAATAAGCCTCTGGAGTTCCGACTTCAGGGGCTTTATCATACAGAAGAATTGTGAGGAAAACAGATAAAATGAAAAAGTATCTATGTAAGATTTGCGGATACGTTTACGATCCCGCAGAAGGCGATCCAGATGGAGGTATCGCACCAGGCACACCTTTTGAAGATATACCCGATGACTGGGTGTGTCCTCTGTGCGGTGCCACCAAAGAGGATTTTGAACTAGAAGAATAGTAGTTAGATATTACCTTTTGATTGTGCAACCTTTACGAGTCGTGGTAATTGGCGGTGGGGCAGCGGGTTTTTTTGGTGCCATTACCTGTGCCAAAGCCAATCCGCGCGCCCAAGTTATTTTGTTAGAAGCAGGGAGACAACTTCTGAGCAAAGTTCGCATTTCTGGCGGCGGACGATGCAACGTCACTCATGCTTGCTTCGACCCCGCCGGATTGGTGCAAAATTACCCCAGAGGCGGAAAAGCTCTGCGGGGTGCTTTCAGTCGGTTTCAAGCCAAGGATACAGTAGAGTGGTTTGCGGCTCATGGCGTAAAGTTGAAAACTGAGCCGGATGGTAGGATGTTTCCGGTTACAGATAGTTCAGAAACGATTGTGAATTGTTTGATTAAGGCAGCAGACGCAGCTGGGGTGGAAATTCGCACGGGGATACCTGTGGCATCGATTTTACCGTTGAATTCTGTTGATGGAATCGAGGCTGAGCCTGGAAACGAGGAGGGGAAAGGGTTTGAGATAGTGTTGAAGTCAAAAGAGAGAATAAATTGCGATCGCATTCTCCTAGCAACTGGCAGCAACATTCAAGGCTACCACTGGGCAAAAGATTTAGGACACACTATAGAACCACCAGTCCCCTCACTATTTACCTTTAACATCCCTGACTCCCGCCTAAAAGATTTGCCTGGAGTCAGCGTAGAAAACGTGCGGCTGCGGTTATTAACTGCCGGTAAAACCCCGCTAGAACAAACAGGGCCATTGCTAATTACCCATTGGGGTGTAAGTGGCCCCGCCGCGTTGAAACTCTCTGCTTGGGGTGCCAGAGTGTTACACGATTGCAAATATCAGGCAACTTTGCAAATTAACTGGCTTCCCCAGTACAATCCAGAAAGCCTGCGGGAAATGCTATTAGCAGTTAAATCCCAACTACCCCAAAAAGCAATTTCCACCAGTTGCCCAGTTCCCCTACCGCGTCGCCTGTGGCAAAGTTTAATTGCTGCTGTTGGCATTAGTGCGGAACAACGCTGGGCAGAACTATCCAACAAAACCCTCAACCAGTTAATTCAAGAACTCACCCAAAGTCAATACCAAATTAAAGGCAAAGGAGTCTTTAAAGAAGAATTTGTCACCTGTGGCGGTGTCACCCTCAAAGAAGTAAACTTCAAAACGATGGAAAGCCGCATTTGTCCCGGACTTTACTTTGCCGGAGAAATCCTAGATATCGACGGAGTAACAGGCGGCTTTAACTTCCAAAATGCCTGGACAACAGCTTACATAGCAGGAAACGCGATCGCCTCCTAACCTTTGTGTGTTCCTCTCTTGTCTGTGCGGTTTATTCTCCTAAATCTCTAGCCACAATGCTCAAATTCAGCGAAATCGTCCAAAAACTCAATGCCACTAACACCAGCCTCACATCCCACAGCGATCGCGATCCAGAAATTACCGGAATAGCCGCAGTCGATGAGGCACAACCAGGCACTCTAAGTTACATCGAAGGTGGAAAATTTGCCGCTTTCGTAGAAAAAACTTCAGCCAGCGCCTTAATTTTATCCAAGGATGAAAAATTACAACAGCAAGCCAGCGATCGCAATATTGCCTGGATAGCTGCATCCGATCCGCGATTGGTATTTGCAGGCGCGATCGCAC from Funiculus sociatus GB2-C1 includes these protein-coding regions:
- a CDS encoding phytoene desaturase family protein, which codes for MKKVDVLVVGSGHNGLVAALLLARQKFDVLIVEEKAVIGGACRTEKPFQTAPQLNISTGAYLLGLMPPELLQILDIDLPLIRRDPHYFLPTTDKRYLLFGSDVEAMQQQFTEFFSEADWKANQKLQEEIAQIREDITPTWLEEPLSIEDTAERYLRPSLRQVFIDLCRKSVGEYLNRFEFKSDLLKAMYAVTDGFSGLYGTWDTPGTGMNFLIHNMCRLPGSDGTWMMIKGGMGTVTQRLADAAIKAGAKIETGCGVRQILLENGVAKGVVLQNDTEISANTVIVNTDPFRMRDLISAENLPANYNARIDNYRKDGSTFKVNLCLKGLPKFTCLPEDCGQYGTTIHLLPDEAQVMPQLRSTFADVEAGRLPDFPAIEWYIHTTLDPSMQDAEKHHNSALFVQWVPYELEGTTWDEEESRYISHLLEICDRFAPNTSQLVQEVFPLHPQKLEQHFGLTRGHIHHVDNSFGFADRLPYNTPIPGLYSASAACHPAGSVIGAAGYNSAQRVLRDFSF
- a CDS encoding NAD(P)/FAD-dependent oxidoreductase, translated to MQPLRVVVIGGGAAGFFGAITCAKANPRAQVILLEAGRQLLSKVRISGGGRCNVTHACFDPAGLVQNYPRGGKALRGAFSRFQAKDTVEWFAAHGVKLKTEPDGRMFPVTDSSETIVNCLIKAADAAGVEIRTGIPVASILPLNSVDGIEAEPGNEEGKGFEIVLKSKERINCDRILLATGSNIQGYHWAKDLGHTIEPPVPSLFTFNIPDSRLKDLPGVSVENVRLRLLTAGKTPLEQTGPLLITHWGVSGPAALKLSAWGARVLHDCKYQATLQINWLPQYNPESLREMLLAVKSQLPQKAISTSCPVPLPRRLWQSLIAAVGISAEQRWAELSNKTLNQLIQELTQSQYQIKGKGVFKEEFVTCGGVTLKEVNFKTMESRICPGLYFAGEILDIDGVTGGFNFQNAWTTAYIAGNAIAS
- a CDS encoding ChaB family protein, whose protein sequence is MTAIDTTTQSTVSIVERTISAVFKEREQIDKIIPRLLDRGVSRDDISIIGKNFHSETRITGFITKKDVILGGLKQGGIFGSLFGSALALLTGVGVLFIPFVGQVVAAGPLGAALLGAASGAIAGAAGAGLVSALIAVGMPEEKAAIYQTRVEAGDFLLAVEVPADKSGEIQLLLESAGGEEVHTSETTLPRKRSGQLENPSDLSPEVRSHLSEDAQRTFIANYNQALTESGDESKAEHHAWDVVSEQFEQDEHGYWSKGKAKL
- the rd gene encoding rubredoxin produces the protein MKKYLCKICGYVYDPAEGDPDGGIAPGTPFEDIPDDWVCPLCGATKEDFELEE
- a CDS encoding serine/threonine protein kinase, which gives rise to MKGEVLGRYQIEQQLGKRAGRRTLLARDSQTQELVVVKLLSFSSDFEWEELKLFEREAETLKSLTHPAIPRYLDYFELNSSAYKGFALVQTYVEGKSLEEHLKAGRTFSEADIKEIATAILEILNYLHSRQPPVIHRDIKPSNILLTNRSGNSVGEVYLVDFGSVQTLAAKEGGTITVVGTYGYMPPEQFGGRAVPASDLYSLGATLIYLATGQHPADLPQTDGLQIEFEKAANLSPALINWLKRMTHPNLNRRLASAKEALQALMQPQEPDTAPLTVRKPAGSKISVTEKADSLEILIPPAGFNSNILQMCFFAIAWNSFILMWTSSFFFTASGINFFIVLFSLPFWYQGIYMVWQVLFGLFGRVRLSLDPQQITLTYEILGFKFNFPKPAQRQDITMLEHTRKYLTTGHRGRQIEVKPRVIIWAGTQKYELVTDELMTEPELNWLAQELSDWLKLPIIRPIKSEQLLPSDS
- a CDS encoding S-(hydroxymethyl)glutathione dehydrogenase/class III alcohol dehydrogenase, whose product is MDVKAAIAFEAGKPLSIETVRLDGPKAGEVLIEIKASGVCHTDAYTLSGTDPEGLFPAILGHEGAGVVVEVGAGVSSLKEGDRVIPLYTPECRQCEYCLSRKTNLCQAIRSTQGRGVMPDGTSRFSIDGQMIHHYMGTSTFANYTVLPEIAVAKIREDAPFDKVCYIGCGVTTGIGAVINTAKVEPGANVVVFGLGGIGLNVIQGARLVGANMIVGVDINPSKRSLAEKFGMTHFVNPKEVEGDLVAYLVDLTKGGADYSFECVGNVNIMRQALECCHKGWGVSVIIGVAGAGQEISTRPFQLVTGRVWKGSAFGGARGRTDVPKIVDWYMEGKINIDDLITHVMPIERINDAFDLMHHGESIRSVVTF
- a CDS encoding serine/threonine protein kinase, encoding MKGEVLGRYQIEQQLGKRAGRRTLLARDNQTQELVVVKLLSFSNDFEWENLKLFEREAETLKTISHTSIPRYLDFFELDLPTGKGFALVQTYVDGNSLEEHLKAGRTFSEDEVKQLAKDLLEILIYLHGRQPPVIHRDIKPSNILLTNRSGNSVGEVYLVDFGSVQTLAAKEGGTITVVGTYGYMPPEQFGDRAVPSSDLYSLGATLITLVTGSHPADLPYKDGRIQFEKACNPSPAFSRWLRWMIEPSLDRRLASAPVALQTLEKPPEEPEIALLVVSKPTGSKVSLKKDNDYLEILLHPEGFKFNLVFLYCVDLFVAVVLFSAFSASIPWMSQFFFLVLILPLWRTLFALFRRVRLRLDQRQISLIYEIFGIKFKYPSSASKQDINKLEVKYVDQVRQKIIIWVGTQKYELGGNGIISEPELDWLAYELSDWLGLPINVRK
- a CDS encoding SRPBCC family protein, producing the protein MSILSPSDSMDAFSDSPLSRGCSTALLKGEILLETRKHSAWGGAVTAQMYLPSSRSLIWPQLTDYPRWVHYFPDVIRSEVLHPPDALNQGCKRLYQVANKAFLFLSIQVEAYLRVVEIVQQQIQFRLEKGSFVDFSADLSLQDYADGTLLTYAVQATPTIPVPSLFIEQAMQLELPANMRKMRQVLCGG
- a CDS encoding phycocyanobilin:ferredoxin oxidoreductase, with product MLETSKSSLREQQHPLIRQLADTIEAVWHKHLDLSPYQLPSELGYVEGRLEGEKLTIENRCYQSPQFRKMHLELAKVGTMLDILHCVMFPHPQYNLPMFGCDLIGGRGQISAAIADLSPVSSDRSLPEEYTFSLGGLPAPNFSQPRELPDWGDIFSEFCFFVRPGSPEEENQFLSRVESFLEIHCLNAIAAQPVSSEKQAEILNGQRYYSTKQQQNDKTRRVLEKAFGLEWAEHYMTTVLFDSV